A window from Zingiber officinale cultivar Zhangliang chromosome 7A, Zo_v1.1, whole genome shotgun sequence encodes these proteins:
- the LOC122002434 gene encoding DNA repair protein XRCC3 homolog isoform X1: protein MSLDRVDKNWLFRGQFMARPHIEPLNPLLHLSSQKLTLGCPLLDHRLRGGLPVGSVTEIAGESASGKTQICLQILLSALLPPSRGGLSAASLFIHSEFPFPLRRLRALSSSSSLSDPLDHIFVAAAHSPHDLLSLLAAAESLVARPPTRLPIRLIVIDSIAALFRSDFDNTPSDLKKRSFLFFKIAAKLKEQARRFGLVVVVTNQVVDVVGSEDGPGRLRVGNYAYLCSSGRQVCPALGISWANCVNTRLFLSRKDMIVENNASSRTTRRMQVVFAPHLPEASCEFVIVRDGVFGVDL from the coding sequence ATGTCTTTGGACCGAGTCGATAAAAACTGGCTGTTTCGTGGCCAGTTTATGGCGCGTCCCCACATCGAACCCTTAAACCCTCTTCTCCATCTTTCGTCCCAAAAGCTCACCCTCGGTTGCCCCCTCCTCGACCACCGCCTTCGCGGCGGCCTCCCGGTTGGCTCCGTCACCGAGATCGCTGGCGAGAGCGCCTCCGGAAAGACCCAGATCTGCCTCCAGATCCTCCTTTCCGCCCTGCTCCCCCCTTCCCGCGGCGGCCTCTCCGCCGCCTCCCTCTTCATCCACTCCGAGTTCCCCTTTCCTCTTCGACGCCTCCGAGCTCTCTCCTCGTCCTCCTCGTTGTCCGACCCACTCGACCACATCTTCGTCGCCGCCGCCCACTCCCCCCATGACCTTCTCTCCCTCCTCGCCGCAGCGGAATCTCTCGTCGCCCGTCCACCTACCCGCCTCCCTATAAGACTCATTGTAATTGACTCCATCGCCGCATTATTCCGCTCCGACTTTGATAACACCCCGAGTGACCTAAAGAAACGATCttttctcttcttcaagatcgccGCCAAGCTCAAGGAGCAGGCGAGGCGATTTGGGTTGGTCGTGGTGGTGACCAATCAGGTTGTCGATGTTGTGGGCTCGGAGGACGGGCCCGGCAGGCTGAGGGTGGGCAACTACGCTTATCTGTGTTCCTCCGGTCGGCAGGTTTGTCCGGCGTTGGGTATCTCGTGGGCGAACTGCGTTAATACTAGACTTTTCTTATCGAGGAAAGACATGATTGTTGAAAACAATGCTTCCTCGAGAACGACGAGGAGGATGCAGGTGGTTTTTGCGCCGCACTTGCCTGAGGCTTCTTGCGAGTTTGTGATCGTCAGGGATGGGGTGTTTGGTGTCGACCTGTAA
- the LOC122002435 gene encoding mitogen-activated protein kinase kinase 5-like, producing the protein MRPGPAPFLRSQSANPNRPRRRPDLTLPLPQRDAFLAVPLPLPPSSAPSTVGAPSLAPPSSSSSQPLAFSDLERLRRIGSGSGGTVWVVRHRPTGRDYALKVIYGNHDDAVRRQILREIEILRTADNPFVVRCLAMYDHGGEIQILLEFMDGGSLDGCRITSEPFLAEVARQVLAGLAYLHRRKIVHRDIKPSNLLIDSGRRVKIADFGVSRILAQTMDPCNSSVGTIAYMSPERINTDLNHGVYDGYAGDIWSFGLSILEFYLGRFPFGENLGRQGDWASLMCAICYADPPEAPPTASRDFRDFISRCLQKDPARRLTAAQLLQHSFITNNQPSASSVSSAHP; encoded by the coding sequence ATGAGGCCAGGTCCAGCACCTTTCCTGCGGTCTCAGTCCGCCAATCCGAACCGGCCTCGCCGCCGGCCCGACCTAACCCTGCCCCTCCCGCAGCGCGACGCCTTCCTCGCCGTTCCCCTCCCCCTCCCGCCGTCCTCCGCCCCCTCCACCGTCGGAGCCCCCTCCCTCGCCCCTCCATCTTCGTCCTCCTCCCAGCCGCTTGCCTTCTCCGACCTCGAGCGCCTCCGCCGCATCGGCAGCGGCAGCGGCGGCACCGTGTGGGTGGTCCGGCACCGCCCTACCGGCCGCGATTATGCCCTCAAGGTCATCTACGGCAACCACGATGACGCCGTACGGCGCCAGATCCTGCGCGAGATCGAGATCCTACGCACCGCTGATAACCCCTTCGTCGTCCGCTGCCTCGCCATGTACGACCACGGTGGCGAGATCCAGATCCTGCTCGAGTTCATGGACGGCGGATCCCTCGATGGCTGCCGCATCACCTCCGAGCCTTTCCTCGCCGAAGTTGCGCGCCAGGTCCTCGCGGGCCTCGCCTACCTCCACCGGAGGAAGATCGTCCACCGCGATATCAAACCCTCCAATCTCCTCATCGACTCCGGCCGCCGTGTCAAGATCGCCGACTTCGGCGTCAGCCGCATCCTGGCGCAGACCATGGACCCCTGCAACTCCTCCGTCGGCACCATCGCCTATATGAGCCCCGAGCGGATCAACACCGATCTCAACCATGGCGTCTACGACGGCTACGCCGGCGACATCTGGAGCTTCGGCCTCAGCATCCTCGAGTTCTACCTCGGACGATTCCCCTTCGGCGAGAACCTCGGCCGGCAGGGGGACTGGGCCTCTCTCATGTGCGCCATCTGCTATGCTGATCCTCCGGAGGCGCCGCCAACCGCCTCGCGCGACTTCCGAGACTTCATTTCCCGCTGCCTCCAGAAGGATCCGGCGCGACGGCTCACGGCGGCACAGCTCCTCCAGCACTCTTTCATCACAAACAACCAGCCGTCTGCCTCCTCTGTATCATCCGCGCATCCATGA
- the LOC122002434 gene encoding transcription factor MYB36-like isoform X2, with protein sequence MGCLVSTCKERGEMGRAPCCDKANVKRGPWCPEEDAKLRAYIEEYGTGGNWIALPHKIGLKRCGKSCRLRWLNYLRPNIKHGDFSEDEDSIICNLYISIGSRWSIIAAQLPGRTDNDIKNYWNTKLKKKFLGKNKQHHAAVSQEPSQRANGMMSDHSINSDRARNLYDPFSFCYQPEVFPGWKDASVTETNHQTECSQINLTSNIHSPPCKNGIIGQDEYRVNGLCDYSAQINWEKESMDSWATSSSMDLQEEALSAWDLSAVFQTDR encoded by the exons ATGGGGTGTTTGGTGTCGACCTGTAAAG AGAGGGGAGAGATGGGGAGGGCTCCCTGTTGTGACAAGGCCAATGTGAAGAGGGGGCCTTGGTGCCCCGAGGAGGATGCTAAACTTAGGGCTTACATTGAAGAGTATGGCACTGGTGGAAACTGGATTGCACTCCCCCATAAGATTG GGTTGAAGAGATGCGGCAAGAGTTGTCGACTAAGATGGTTGAATTATCTGCGGCCAAACATCAAACATGGTGACTTCTCAGAGGATGAAGACTCCATCATCTGTAATCTGTATATTAGCATTGGGAGCAG GTGGTCGATAATAGCAGCTCAGTTGCCAGGGAGAACAGATAATGACATCAAGAACTATTGGAACACAAAGTTGAAGAAGAAATTTCTTGGCAAGAATAAACAGCATCATGCAGCAGTATCACAAGAACCAAGCCAGAGAGCTAATGGAATGATGTCTGACCATAGCATAAACTCAGACAGGGCTCGAAACCTCTACGATCCCTTCTCCTTCTGCTACCAGCCTGAAGTTTTTCCTGGTTGGAAGGATGCCAGTGTCACTGAGACAAATCATCAAACGGAATGCAGTCAAATCAACCTTACAAGCAATATTCACTCACCTCCATGCAAAAACGGGATCATTGGGCAGGATGAGTACAGGGTGAATGGGTTGTGTGATTACAGTGCACAAATCAACTGGGAGAAGGAAAGCATGGATTCATGGGCTACCTCGAGTAGCATGGATTTGCAGGAGGAGGCATTGAGTGCGTGGGACTTGTCGGCCGTTTTCCAGACAGATAGATAG